One window of Nymphaea colorata isolate Beijing-Zhang1983 chromosome 1, ASM883128v2, whole genome shotgun sequence genomic DNA carries:
- the LOC116252064 gene encoding uncharacterized protein LOC116252064 isoform X2 has product MGKGTQKAGALISLPLALSFFCGGFFTGKGTHKAEGVSAGVGVWSQISRNRGVEASVDELGSISLYSAQRIEAESSGQSMATFWF; this is encoded by the exons ATGGGGAAGGGGACACAGAAGGCAGGTGCGTtgatttctctccctctcgcacTATCTTTTTTCTGCGGTGGATTTTTCACGGGGAAGGGGACACACAAGGCAG AGGGAGTCAGCGCAGGCGTAGGAGTATGGAGCCAGATCTCCCGCAATAGAGGCGTCGAGGCGTCAGTCGACGA GTTGGGTTCTATCTCTCTATATTCCGCACAAAGAATAGAG GCAGAGAGCAGTGGGCAATCTATGGCAACTTTTTGGTTCTGA
- the LOC116252064 gene encoding uncharacterized protein LOC116252064 isoform X4, giving the protein MGKGTQKAEGVSAGVGVWSQISRNRGVEASVDELGSISLYSAQRIESCLSKESSRSNSGLALELSFLEGIWHLQ; this is encoded by the exons ATGGGGAAGGGGACACAGAAGGCAG AGGGAGTCAGCGCAGGCGTAGGAGTATGGAGCCAGATCTCCCGCAATAGAGGCGTCGAGGCGTCAGTCGACGA GTTGGGTTCTATCTCTCTATATTCCGCACAAAGAATAGAG TCCTGTCTAAGCAAGGAGTCTTCAAGAAGCAACTCTGGCCTAGCACTGGAGCTCTCCTTCTTGGAAGGGATCTGGCACCTTCAATGA
- the LOC116252064 gene encoding uncharacterized protein LOC116252064 isoform X1, which produces MGKGTQKAGALISLPLALSFFCGGFFTGKGTHKAEGVSAGVGVWSQISRNRGVEASVDELGSISLYSAQRIESCLSKESSRSNSGLALELSFLEGIWHLQ; this is translated from the exons ATGGGGAAGGGGACACAGAAGGCAGGTGCGTtgatttctctccctctcgcacTATCTTTTTTCTGCGGTGGATTTTTCACGGGGAAGGGGACACACAAGGCAG AGGGAGTCAGCGCAGGCGTAGGAGTATGGAGCCAGATCTCCCGCAATAGAGGCGTCGAGGCGTCAGTCGACGA GTTGGGTTCTATCTCTCTATATTCCGCACAAAGAATAGAG TCCTGTCTAAGCAAGGAGTCTTCAAGAAGCAACTCTGGCCTAGCACTGGAGCTCTCCTTCTTGGAAGGGATCTGGCACCTTCAATGA
- the LOC116252064 gene encoding uncharacterized protein LOC116252064 isoform X3 — protein MGKGTQKAGALISLPLALSFFCGGFFTGKGTHKAEGVSAGVGVWSQISRNRGVEASVDELGSISLYSAQRIEPSPV, from the exons ATGGGGAAGGGGACACAGAAGGCAGGTGCGTtgatttctctccctctcgcacTATCTTTTTTCTGCGGTGGATTTTTCACGGGGAAGGGGACACACAAGGCAG AGGGAGTCAGCGCAGGCGTAGGAGTATGGAGCCAGATCTCCCGCAATAGAGGCGTCGAGGCGTCAGTCGACGA GTTGGGTTCTATCTCTCTATATTCCGCACAAAGAATAGAG CCTAGTCCTGTCTAA